The sequence ccttcacagaccaTAGGgctatttgcattgatgtcaaaaTATTTGGTAGAGCATCCTACTGGTAGCTAAATAGCTCCTTAttaaataatgatatagttaaGTTTGAGGTTAAAGGTCTTCTCTCACACTTTTGGGAAAGGGTTTGTAAATCTTATTGCAAGAACTGGGAGCTCTTTAAATTTGAAGTGGCCAAAGACCTCCATAAAATATGGTAGTCATCTTGCTAAGACCAGAAGAGGTGATCATTAAGGTAACTTCCCTTTCTGAGGTCCCCAGCCGACCTCTcgggggaggagaagatggaactaattgagttacaaaataaactggataatacagcgccttgcaaaagtattcacccccttgccatttttcctattttgttgcattacaacctataatttaaatacatttttatttcgaTTTCATgtgatggacatacacaaaatagtccaaattggtgaactgaaatgaaaaaaataacttcaaAATTCTAAACAATggaaagtggtgcatgcatatgttttcacccactttgctatgaagcccctaaataagatttaTTGCAACCAATTACATTCAGAAGTTACATCATTAATTAAATCAAGTCCACCTgtatgcaatctaagtgtcacattatctcagtatatatacacctgttctgaaagtccccagggtctgcaacaccactaagcaagcggcaccttgaagaccaaggagctctccaaactggtcagggacaaagtttggagaagtacagatcagggctgggttataaaaaaatatctgaaactttgaacatcccacggagctccattaaatccattatttaaaaaaggAAACCTGCCAAGAGAAGGACGCCCACCAAAATTCAcgaaccaggcaaggagggcattaatcagagaggcaacaaagagaccaaatataaccctgaaggagctgcaaagctccacagtgaagattggagtatctgtccataggaccactttaagccgtacactcctcagagctgggctttatcgaagtggccagaaaaaaaaacattgcttgaagaaaaaataagcaaacacgtttgttGTTCACCAAATGGCAGGTGGAAGACTTTCCAAATATGgcagaaggtactctggtcagatgagactaaaattgagctttttggccatcaaggaaaatgctatgtctggctgAAACCCAACAcctcgagaacaccatccccacagtgaagcatggtggtggcagcatcatgctgtggggatgtttttcatcggcggggaatgggaaactggtcagaattgaaggaatgatggatggcgctaaatacagggaacttcttgagggaaacctgtttcagtcttccagagatttgagactgggacaggttcaccttccagcaggacaatgaccctaagcatactgctttagcaacactcaagtggtttaaggggaaacatttaaatgtcttggaatggcctagtcaaagcccagacctcattccaattgagaatctgtgggatgacttaaagattgctgtacaccagcggaacccattcgacttgaaggagctggagaagttttgccttgaagaatgggcaataatccctgtggctagatgtgccaagcttatagagacatccCAAGAGACAGTTGTAATTGCTGcagaaggtggctctacaaagtattgactttgggtgagtgtatagttatgcacgctcaagttctctTTTTTTTCTGTCTTATTGTTTGTtttacaataaaacatattttgcatcttcaaagtggtaggcatgttgtgtaaatcaaatgatacaaaccccccaaaaatctattttaattccaggttgtaaggcaacaaaataaggaaaatgccaagggggatgtatactttcgcaaggcacagTATAAATAGATTGAAATAAACtggattttatatatatatatatattatatatatatatattatatatactaccgttcaaaagtgttgggtcacttaaaaatgtccttgtttttgaaagaaataaCATAattatcagcaactatcactcctgtgttccaatggcacgttgtgttagctaatccaagtttatcattttaaaaggctaattgatcattagaaaacccttttgaaattatgttagtACAGCTAAAAACTGTtcttctgatttaaagaagcaataaactggcattctttagactagttgagtatctggagcatcagcatttgtgggttcgattagtctcaaaatggccagaaacaaagacctttcttctgaaactcgtcagtctattcttgttctgagaaatgaaggctattccatgcgagaagtttccaagaaactgaaaatctcGTACAATGCTTGTACTACTAATGTGTAATAatatgtactactcccttcacagaacaacgcaaatggactctaaccagaatagaaagagtgggaggccccggtgcacaactgaacaagaggacaagtacattagtgtttagtttgagaaacagctgcctcacaagtcctcaactggcagcttcattaaatagtacctgcaaaacaccagtctcaacttcaaaagtgaagaggcgactctgggatgctagCCTTCAAGttattttctgaacaagtagctcCCTTCCTACTTGAAGTCTttgtttttaatactctctaaaatgttctccctcctacaatgagtcagggattaataacactgatacctaagccTAAAAAAGAAGCGCTGCTCATTGATAACTGGCATTCAGTTTGTCGTCTTAATAATGACTAAGATATTAGCCTTACTATTTGCAAAAATAACTAAAGAAGTCctggatgcaatcattgatgaaacaGTCTTGAaacagacatatttctaacaatATCAGACTAGTATTAGATAGAtttgactactcagacctaataaatgaggatagcttcatatatttaaaatatttttataaTGCATTTGACACAGTTGAGCATCAGTTcctcttccactcccttgagagacttggctttggggattttttctGTAAGACTATTAAGACTATACAAATGGAAATATCTCTATAAAACTGAAACATGGCACCTCGATTTGAGTTAAAGAGCGGAATTAGGCAAGGTTATCCTGTCTTActgtatctgtttttattaatcacccaaTCAATCACCCTTATTACAAAATTATTTCTAGTGATGCAccaatatgacatttttggctgatactgatatccaatattttccttgataaaaaaaaaagcgataccgatatttaacattttaggggccttttaagcattctagtacagttaaatagttaacacacacacatggacgcagggtctaaggcactggatctcagtgcaagaggcatcaatacagtccctggttcgaatccaagcTGTAAatcatccggccgtgattgggaggaCCATAGGGCGGCAAACAATTTGCCCAGCATTGtctgggccgtcattgtaaataagaatttgttcttaactgacttgcattgttaaataaaggttacacacacaccacactgaccaaaactatattttgttggcatttacatatgtccccatttatcagtaaaacataatcaaaacctatttctttcacttacttgctgtgctgttcagtcgtttcattctcaaccaggatttctgtgTTCAGAACTGTGTTCATTTTCTATAATGCCTGCTACAATAAGTGAATGTCCATTATGATTGGTTCATCTTAAATTTGTAACAAAAAGGGCATTTTCATAGACGtgaaagccagatcagtgattattgcGAAAAAACAGCTTCAACTATGTTGATTAAATTTTTAGTGGGTTTTATGGTTGTGGAAAGCTTATATTTAGCCTATGTATATTTTCACAAGCCCTGAATTCATTAGATTTttgctgactgtttgaaatgcagtgtatttgaCCTTTTTTAATTGTACAACAAAGCTTAGTTTATAGAACAGTGATGCAAAAAATATCTCCAGTTTCCATGTGGTATTTGAGTTGTGGTAGTATCAACAGCGTGTACAACCTGATTTCCCGCCTAATCAATATGAGTGATTTATTACCACTTGTCAAAACAACAGGGTTTTTGGTGCGGGTGCAGTGAACAAGCTGCTTTAAAAAATATTCCAAGTAATATGATTACTATTGttgcatatgtgtgtgtagatggtacATTTTATGTTTTGAATTTTCACTATGACAAACTGTTTCTTGTTGTTGATTTGGACACGTCAAAACTGTTTTGACATTGGGCTATTTATCAAAATCTCTTGTGAACAGGAAACAGTGGCGGCATAATTTTCAACTTAAGTTTTAGGAATATAAATGTAACTTtcaacattcatttccaatggtgTTGTACTTAATCAGGTATAAACTTCTGAATGATAAAAAAATGAAATGCCAGAAATCACAAAAACGAGTTTGCCCTGCCTAATAGCCTACAGCATAGCATCAATGGTGTTTCCACACATCCCCCCCCCAACTGATCGGATCCCACTTGTGATTCCCAGGGACCAGGAATGCCATATTGAACACAGAAGCGCGCACAGTGGAGGCGGAAGTGCTAAGCCGCCGCTGTGTCATCATGCGGCTGGTGGACTTCTCCTATGAGAGATACCAGAAAGCCCTGCGCCAGTCCGCTGGGGCTGTGGTCATCATTCTCCCCAAGAATATGTCCACCATGCCGCAGGACATAGTACAGGTAATAATGCATTATAATGCCTTATGAGTGGGTTTTATGGCCGTTCATCAAACTAGTCAAATCAAGAGGCAAGGTCCTGAGTTGCTTTTAAAGCTAGAGCTCCTTTGGTGTTCTTGtaaagtttgtttctgttacaCTCAAGGAAAACTGTCAGTCACAACACTCCCTCCTTATCAGTTGTAACTCAAAGCAAAACTTGAAAAACCAGACTTGCTGGAGTGAAGTAGGCCAAATTGTCCAAATGTTATGCTGTTTCACATTCACACTGCTTCCctggtagtgttgttgtcttgtgAATGATAACCCGGCATTCCTTTATTCCTCTACGTTGTAGCAGTTCATGGAGCTGGAGCCAGAGATGCTGGCCACAGAGACCATTGTTCCGGTTTACTTTGCTCTGGAGGATGATGAGCTGCTCTCCATCTACACAcagaccctcacctcctcctcctcccagggctcctcctctgcagcTGAAGGTGCAGGACATTTTACAAATATTGTGTTGAAAACTGTCGGTCGAAACGCTGTCAGAGGAAATTCTTTCCAGTGAAATTCTTTCGAGGTATTTAATGACTCCTTTTCCCCCATGTCTTCACAGTGCTGATCCACACAGCCACAGCAAATGGCTTTCAGATGGTGACGAGTGGGGCTCAGAGCAAGGCAGTGAGTGACTGGGCCATCACCAGTCTAGAGGTGAGAATCATTATGGTTAAACCACTATCCTTTATCTGTTTAATGCTTGATCTAGTCCAGACATTCACGGTTCTGTTAATGGGTGACATATTTGAATGATATTAGGCTACCAGTGAAGCAGTACTCACATTAACACACTGCTCACACTTAAGGTGTTAAGTGATTTAGAAGCAAATAAcgtgttagttttcttaaccttGTGTCATTCTTGGGTCTATATGATAttctagactgtgtgtgtgtgtgttgaactaAGGTAGGTGTCAAACCCAGGGGAATAATGGATTTAGCCCTGTAGTAGGAGATTAGGGGACTCCTGAGGCCTCGTGTTCCTTTCTACCTCATGCATATGGCCACCAGTCTATGGCATTGTTTCACATAATGGGTTTAAGTTTAAGTCATTGTGGTAGGTATTCCATGCCTGTCTTTATTGATGTCTTAAGTCTCATACCCTTGGCTACATACTTTGCTGTCATCTTATATGAAAGTAAAtgtagtattttattaggatccccattagctgttgttaaagcagcagctactcttcctggagtccacatgaaacataacataacacagaaCATTAACATAGTAGTATATTATTGTTTCGAGATGTTATAGAACTGATCTACAATATACATGTGTCCTCTCCTAGGGGCGACTGGCTGGAACTGGGGGAGAGGACCTGCCCACCATTGTCCTGGTGGCTCACTATGACTCCTTTGGTGTCGCTCCGGTACACCCAGCTCTCCCTTAATACACCTCAATATATTCTATGATATGCTATATTTATAATATTTTTTACTGTATAATAGTTCTATTTATTTATGTTGCAGAATTATCCTCCACCAGAAGTGAAGATTCTAATTAAATGTGTTGACTTTGGTGTTGTTGTCCTGTCCAGTGGCTGTCCTACGGGGCAGACTCTAATGGCAGTGGGGTGTCTATGCTGCTGGAGTTAGCCAGGCTCTTCTCCAGACTCTACAGCTACAAGAGGACACACGCTGGGTGAGCAACACGGGTCCACAGCTCCTCAGAGAAATCAGCCTTATTACAATGCTATCCACACGTTTCTTTCCTTGTGCCTAAGCATTCCACACCCTTTAGGAAAATCGCACTCCACATGTAAAACTCAAAACTCAAATAATACGCCTCTTACAGTGGTCAGAGAACGGCTCTTCCTGTGTTCGCAAAAGTACTTAGCTTTTAAGAGTCGATTAGTTTTAGTAATGGAGTAGAAAGGATGTGGTTCTTAGAAGATATCTGTCTATTCCTAGACGAAGTGTACTCTGGAGTGTGAGTGCTGTTTGAGACGAGGGGCCATGTTAGTGTAAATGTGTTGGCGTAATGGCACACTGGCTGTTCTCCATGGTGTTAGGTGAGCTCTTGTGTTGGCGTATTCTCCATGCTGACCGAATGAAAATGCTAACCAGTAACCACTGGTAACTTTGCATATGGTCTGTTTGCGTGTCACTAGTAAAAAGGAACAAGACTGCACGAAGCCCCTTTTACAttgagagagcaggggagaaagGTGCAGTCGTTCAGGACGCAAAAGTACAGTGTTATGTGTTGCAGAGAAATTGCAGATTACGTGACCTCTGTGTTCAGAGACACATTTTTAACTGAGTGTAGCCTTTCCCCTATGatattatacagtatgttttgACATTCGCTTTCccaacatgtacagtgccttaagAAGgtaattcataccccttgactttttataaatgttgttgtgttacagcctgcatttaaaatggatgaaattgagATTTGATTGTCACTGGCcgaaacacaataccccataatgtcaaagaggAATTGTTTTTCTACATTTCTACAAGttaattacaaatgaaaagctgaaatgccttgagtcaggaagtattcaactcctttgttatgtcaatcctaaataagttcaggagtaaacatttgcttaacaagtcacataatatattgcatggactcactgtgtgtaataatagtgtttaagatgatttttgaatgactacttcatTTCTGCATAGAATTATATATAAGGTCTCTCAGTCGAGCATTGAATTTCAACCAGagattcaatcacaaagaccagggaggttttccaatgcctcgcaaagagggGAAGCTATTGGTAgttgggtttaaaaaaaaaatatgctgacattgaatatctctttgagctTGTTGGagttattaatgacactttggatggtgtacacccagtcactacaaagatgcaggcatccttcctaactcagttgccggagaggaaggaaatcgctcagggatttcaccatgaggccaatggtgactttaaaacagttagagtttaatggctgtgataggagataacaactgaggatggatcaacaacattgtagttactccacaatactaacctaattgacagagggaGAAGAACGAAGCCTggacagaataaaaatattccaaaacatgcatcctgtttgcgacAAGGCCCTAAAGTAATACAGCAGAAAATGTGGCAcagcaattcactttttgcccAAACTACAATGTGTTTTGTTTGGGAAAatcaaatacaacacattaatgagTGCCACTCTCCATATGTTCAAGCATagtggcggcagcatcatgttatgggtatgtatttcatcgttaaggactggggagtttttcaggattaaAAATTAACGGAATGAAGCTAAgcgcaggcaaaatcctagaggaaaatctaCAGTGAAGTTGCTTACCAGGAAgatagtgaatgttcctgagtggccatgtttcagttttgacttaaatctaattTCAAATctgtggcaagacctgaaaatggttgtctacaACAACCCGTTTGACAGACCTTGAAGAActttaaaaagaataatgggcaaatgttgcaccatccaggtgtgtaaagctcttagagacttacccagaaagactctcagctgtaatcgctgtgactcggtgtgaatacttacagtaccagtgaaaagtttgaacactcctactcattccagggtttttattttattttgactattttctacattgtagattaatagtgaagacatcaaaactatgaaataacacatggaatcatgtagtaaccaaaaaagtgttaaacaaatcaaaatatattttagattcttaatACAAAAGgaacatctgagctatctttgttGCAGACAcatggtaacagttgaataagatgaagaagaaaaacaatacctgcacactgctcttgatagtatcactgctctttaatGAGCTTTAAGTATCGGCCTTAAGGCCTTCATCAGAAGCTCTGAGCAATGATACTATCGAGCAGTGTGCAGGTTCTTTTTTTCtcatattttagatttttcaaagtagccaccctttgccttgatgacagctttgcacacacttggcattctctcaactagcttcacccacatatgctgagcacttgttggctgcttttccttcactcggtccaactcatcccaaaccatctcaactgggttgaggttgggtgattggaggccaggtcaactgatgcaacactccatcactctccttcttgctcaaatagcccttacacagcctggagatgtgttgggtcattgtcctgttgaaaagcaaatgacagtcccactaagcacacaccagatgggatgacgtatcattgcagaatgctgtggtagccatgctgttgaagtgtgccttgaattctagataaatcagtgtcaccagcaaagcaccccaacaccatcacacctccccctccatgcttcacggtgagaaccacacatgtggagatcatccgttcacctaatcTGTTTCTCACAGacacatggtggttggaaccaaaaatcttacatttggactcatcagaccaaagcacagtctaatgtccattactcgtgtttcttggcccaagcaagtctcttcttcttattggtgtcctttagtgatggtttctttgcagcaatttgaccacgaaggcctgatttacacagtcttctctgaacagttgatgttgagatgtgtctgtaatgaacctatcctctgcagcagaggtaactctgggtcttcctttcctgtggcggtcctcatgagagccagtttcatcatagcgcttgatggtttttgcgaccgcagttgaagaaactttcaaagttcttgacattttccgtgttgactgaccttcatgtcttaaagtaatgatggaatgtcttttctcgttgcttatttgagctgttcttgccataatatggacttggtcttttaccaaatagggctgtcttctgtataccacgcctaccttgtcacaacacaactgattggctcaaatgcattaagaaggaaagaaattccacaaattaacttttaacaaggcacacctgttaattgaattgcATTCCAGGTAGACCGCTGCTCCCaagtgcatctcagtgcaagaggcatcactacagtccctgattcgaatccaggctgaatcacgtTCGGCCGTGattaagaccatggtgcttgcctacggagctgtgaggggaacggcacctcagtacctccaggctctgatcaggccctacacccaaacaagggcactgcgttcatccacctctggcctgctcgcctccctaccactgaggaagtacagttcccgctcagcccagtcaaaactgttcgctgctctggccccccaatggtggaacaaactccctcacgacgccaggacagcggagtcaatcaccaccttccggagacacctgaaaccccacctctttcaggaatacctaggataggataaagtaatccttctcaccccccttaaaagacctagatgcactattgtaaagtggctgttccactggatgtcataaggtgaaagcaccaatttgtaagtcgctctggataagagcgtctgctaaatgacttaaatgtaaatgtaaaaattaaGAGTTCCATAGGACGGGGCACAATTAagattaagaatttgttcttaattaaatgACTTGCCTTGTTTCAATTAAAAAATGatgctgattgagagaatgccaagagtgtgcaaagctgtcatcaaggcaaagggtggcaactttgaagaatctgaaatataaaatatattttgatttgtttaacacttttttggttactacatgatcccatatgtgttgatgtcttcactattattctacaatgtaaaaaaataaagaaaaaccctggaatgagtaggtgtgtcaacttttgactggtactgtatgtaaattagatatttctgtgtgttctttcaatacatttgctaaaatttccctgtcattatggggtgttgtgtgtagatgggtgggaaaaaaacatttaatccttttttgaaatcaggctgtaacacaacaaaatgtgaaagaaGTCGAGGGGTGTGAATATCCACATTGATAAGAATGTCCTCTCCTGTCGTTTCTAACACACCTGCTGTCTTCTTAGATACAACCTGCTTTTCTTTGTCTCTGGAGGAGGGAAGTTCAACTACCAAGGCACCAAGCGCTGGCTGGAGGACAACCTGGACCATACAGGTACACTAAGCTCACATGAGGCTGTAGACTCTGGTACAGGGTGGCTATTTTGACTGCTACAGTGGAACACAGAAGGACATCTGTACAATACACACTGGAAATGAAATGGAATGAAACATGAACCCAGCCACAAGTGTTATTAAATGGAGGTAATGCATGAATCATGGAAATGTATATTTGGTTAGATATGGCAGTGTAAACAGTCTCTCTTTTCCTttatctctgtcctccctctctgcagactcTAGTCTGTTGCAGGACAATGTAGCATTTGTGTTGTGTCTGGACACCCTGGGGAACGGGGACAGTCTGCACCTTCACGTGTCCAAACCCCCTAAAGAGGGAACCGCCCAGTATGCCCTGCTCAAAGAGCTGGAGACTGTAAGGACCATCACACCAACCACATATGTTTCATAGATAATAACTGTTTTTGTAGAATTGTTTGTATATATGGAGGTCATGCAACCTTTACCACAACCCCtcctgccttattgcttaattatacatctgtgaataacatatatatatatatatatatatgttattcacaggagggggtgtggtatacggccaatataGTATatggatggcagggtagcctagtggttagagcattggactagtaactgaaaggttcaaatccccgagctgaacaggcagttaacccactgttcctaggccgtcattgaaaataagaatttgttcttaactgacttgcctagttaaataaaggtcaactaaataaataaaaaatataccacagctaagggatgTTCTTACACACGATGCAACAAGGAATGCCTGGATACAGCCACaaccccccgaggtgccttattgctattataaattgCATACCAACACAATTAGAGCATTAAAAATAATAAGTGTTTTGTCATACACGTGTTatactgtctgatataccacggctgtcagccaatcagcattcagagctcGAACCGCCCAGTTTATAATGATAATATATATATTGATCACTCGTAGCACATTACATGTACACTCAAAGTTCCATACTGTAAGTTTGTTGTCCCTCTAAACCCTGTCCCCTAGGTGGCGTCCAACCAGTACCCAGAGGTCAAGTTCTCAATGGTGCACAAGAAGATAAACCTGGCGGACGACACGCTGGCGTGGGAACACGAGCGCTTCGGGATCCGCCGGCTGCCGGCCTTCACGCTGTCCCACCTCAACAGCCACCGCGAGGTGCAGCGCTCCAGCATCATGGACGTGCGGTCAGTGTCTTCTGAACATGGAGCGGGAGAGCCCCCTGCTGGGTGGGTTTATTACTGCAGTCCAACCAAGAGACCGAGCATCCAAACCCCCCATCCACAACCCCCAACCCCTGCCTAGGCCCAGCTCACCTTTCACACCTCATTCAAAGAATCAACTGCCCATTAGGATctattgaatcaggtgtgtaagtGCTAGGCTTGAACGAAAGCCTGCACACATTGCTGCCTTTGGGACTTAGATCAGAGAGTAGATGTGGGACTTTTTTTGTAGATCTGTCTCACAGCAaggtggagttagtaccaggttgCTTAAAATCTGATGAAGTGATGTTGCTTGGTGGAGTATGAACTGTTACTAATACTGTGTTTAGTTTTATTGTTAGCAGTCCCTCAAGGAGATGGGAACATGGCTTGCTGGCCCCTGGAATAAAATAAAAGGTTGAGAAACACTGGGCTACCGGGTTGATTTGGGATTGTGCCCCTTCGTCCCGCTGTAGTGAACCGTCTGTCCTCCCAACCTTCTCATTGCCACCACCCCTCCACCGCACCTCCCCGCCCAGTGTAGTGGACTCTGTGCTCCCCTCACATTCTTCATCGGTGTGTTGCAGAGTTGAGCTGCTCTTGATTGCTGGATAATTGAACTGTGATTTACTGTTACAGACCTCATGTGGATCTGAGAAAGCTCAGCAGGAACACAAAGCTGATTGCAGAGTCGCTGGCCAGAGTCATCTACAACCTCACGGAGAAGGTAAAGATATGTAGAACATGTCGGCGTCACCATACACGTTTTCAATATTGAAAGCCATGTCATGAAAGTCGATGGACGTTTTTCATGTTGCTTTCgatatttatactgaacaaaaacatgcaacaatttcaaagattttacttggTCACAGGTCATATAAGGAACTCAGTCAGTTGAAataaaattcattaggccctaatctatggatttcaaatggCAGCCATGGGAGTcgatggctcccgagtggcgcagcggtctaaggcactgcatctcattgatagaggcatcactacagaccctggttcgattccgggctgtatcacaaccggatgtGATTAGGAGACCAATAGggaagcgcacaattggcccagcgtcgtccggggttggccgtcattgtaaataagaatttgttcttaactgacttgcctagttaaataaaggcccacccactggcgacccaggcccagccaatcagaattagttttccctacaaaagggctttattacagaccgaaatactcct is a genomic window of Oncorhynchus nerka isolate Pitt River linkage group LG24, Oner_Uvic_2.0, whole genome shotgun sequence containing:
- the LOC115108215 gene encoding BOS complex subunit ncln-like isoform X2, whose product is MFEEASEVFENMFKSSFPLTFIVFIPAVLILVSPLPAEAAHEFTVYRMQQYDLQGQPYGTRNAILNTEARTVEAEVLSRRCVIMRLVDFSYERYQKALRQSAGAVVIILPKNMSTMPQDIVQQFMELEPEMLATETIVPVYFALEDDELLSIYTQTLTSSSSQGSSSAAEVLIHTATANGFQMVTSGAQSKAVSDWAITSLEGRLAGTGGEDLPTIVLVAHYDSFGVAPWLSYGADSNGSGVSMLLELARLFSRLYSYKRTHAGYNLLFFVSGGGKFNYQGTKRWLEDNLDHTDSSLLQDNVAFVLCLDTLGNGDSLHLHVSKPPKEGTAQYALLKELETVASNQYPEVKFSMVHKKINLADDTLAWEHERFGIRRLPAFTLSHLNSHREVQRSSIMDVRSVSSEHGAGEPPAGPHVDLRKLSRNTKLIAESLARVIYNLTEKGAPGDLQIFTEQMMQEEQLSSVVDWLTAQPRAAQLVDKDSSVVSTLEYHLGRYLKDVRRHYVKADKRDPEFVFYDQLKQTMNAYRVKPAIFDLLLAFCIAAYLGVIYLFIQHFVVLYSVVRRITTPKTKQH
- the LOC115108215 gene encoding BOS complex subunit ncln-like isoform X5 translates to MFEEASEVFENMFKSSFPLTFIVFIPAVLILVSPLPAEAAHEFTVYRMQQYDLQGQPYGTRNAILNTEARTVEAEVLSRRCVIMRLVDFSYERYQKALRQSAGAVVIILPKNMSTMPQDIVQQFMELEPEMLATETIVPVYFALEDDELLSIYTQTLTSSSSQGSSSAAEVLIHTATANGFQMVTSGAQSKAVSDWAITSLEGRLAGTGGEDLPTIVLVAHYDSFGVAPWLSYGADSNGSGVSMLLELARLFSRLYSYKRTHAGYNLLFFVSGGGKFNYQGTKRWLEDNLDHTDSSLLQDNVAFVLCLDTLGNGDSLHLHVSKPPKEGTAQYALLKELETVASNQYPEVKFSMVHKKINLADDTLAWEHERFGIRRLPAFTLSHLNSHREVQRSSIMDVRPHVDLRKLSRNTKLIAESLARVIYNLTEKGAPGDLQIFTEQMMQEEQLSSVVDWLTAQPRAAQLVDKDSSVVSTLEYHLGRYLKDVRRHYVKADKRDPEFVFYDQLKQTMNAYRVKPAIFDLLLAFCIAAYLGVIYLFIQHFVVLYSVVRRITTPKTKQH
- the LOC115108215 gene encoding BOS complex subunit ncln-like isoform X1, whose amino-acid sequence is MFEEASEVFENMFKSSFPLTFIVFIPAVLILVSPLPAEAAHEFTVYRMQQYDLQGQPYGTRNAILNTEARTVEAEVLSRRCVIMRLVDFSYERYQKALRQSAGAVVIILPKNMSTMPQDIVQQFMELEPEMLATETIVPVYFALEDDELLSIYTQTLTSSSSQGSSSAAEVLIHTATANGFQMVTSGAQSKAVSDWAITSLEGRLAGTGGEDLPTIVLVAHYDSFGVAPWLSYGADSNGSGVSMLLELARLFSRLYSYKRTHAGYNLLFFVSGGGKFNYQGTKRWLEDNLDHTDSSLLQDNVAFVLCLDTLGNGDSLHLHVSKPPKEGTAQYALLKELETVASNQYPEVKFSMVHKKINLADDTLAWEHERFGIRRLPAFTLSHLNSHREVQRSSIMDVRSVSSEHGAGEPPAGPHVDLRKLSRNTKLIAESLARVIYNLTEKGAPGDLQIFTEQMQMQEEQLSSVVDWLTAQPRAAQLVDKDSSVVSTLEYHLGRYLKDVRRHYVKADKRDPEFVFYDQLKQTMNAYRVKPAIFDLLLAFCIAAYLGVIYLFIQHFVVLYSVVRRITTPKTKQH
- the LOC115108215 gene encoding BOS complex subunit ncln-like isoform X4, with the translated sequence MFEEASEVFENMFKSSFPLTFIVFIPAVLILVSPLPAEAAHEFTVYRMQQYDLQGQPYGTRNAILNTEARTVEAEVLSRRCVIMRLVDFSYERYQKALRQSAGAVVIILPKNMSTMPQDIVQQFMELEPEMLATETIVPVYFALEDDELLSIYTQTLTSSSSQGSSSAAEVLIHTATANGFQMVTSGAQSKAVSDWAITSLEGRLAGTGGEDLPTIVLVAHYDSFGVAPWLSYGADSNGSGVSMLLELARLFSRLYSYKRTHAGYNLLFFVSGGGKFNYQGTKRWLEDNLDHTDSSLLQDNVAFVLCLDTLGNGDSLHLHVSKPPKEGTAQYALLKELETVASNQYPEVKFSMVHKKINLADDTLAWEHERFGIRRLPAFTLSHLNSHREVQRSSIMDVRPHVDLRKLSRNTKLIAESLARVIYNLTEKGAPGDLQIFTEQMQMQEEQLSSVVDWLTAQPRAAQLVDKDSSVVSTLEYHLGRYLKDVRRHYVKADKRDPEFVFYDQLKQTMNAYRVKPAIFDLLLAFCIAAYLGVIYLFIQHFVVLYSVVRRITTPKTKQH